From Campylobacterota bacterium, one genomic window encodes:
- a CDS encoding ankyrin repeat domain-containing protein, with product MNKLFKASSLLVVFALGFTVPAAQAMFTPLVTAGRGILAGTKRTVGPTVPKKTSGNWAWLNFWPKKATGQPSSTPKALGVSKSNKELIVSKQQLRKENAVKLWQRLQKYGEQERELYAQSREGRRALSDLHKNKALSVITKPHRFQKISTYRNFQAKGSWNNQFFTQKAKKFCWSLLASVMGLGFFSWIFSEQDEKKDAEPKEQERALTPEERSNFQDERDNALFDAVNVGDCQEAQKLLESGANPNSLYCVGSFCRPLLCDAILRDNIDMVMLLLQHGADPDAKDTRGKPIIFYVLEKGNQATLTTLINHETIDLDQNNGDGLTPLLYATQNKKNDLVKLLLKTDKLVNVDAADRWGFNVLYFATAKAEQPDFEVITLLLERGAQTSGFSVRADDNTQPYQTSILIECVRKFLMAKFDGALTEESKKNKLKVLKFFLDRASKQELERVINFDDIFKRWMPQDKQKEYSKSLRALHWALWSVFGNEARVIGLCTSTVASTFIAPEVSEYAQRRWSELEKALYTEPV from the coding sequence ATGAACAAGTTGTTTAAAGCATCGTCTCTTTTAGTTGTTTTTGCGTTGGGCTTTACTGTCCCAGCAGCACAGGCAATGTTTACGCCGTTGGTAACGGCGGGTAGAGGGATTTTAGCAGGTACCAAGAGGACTGTCGGTCCTACTGTTCCTAAAAAAACTAGCGGGAACTGGGCCTGGTTAAATTTTTGGCCGAAAAAAGCTACCGGACAACCTTCATCAACACCCAAGGCTTTGGGTGTTTCGAAGTCAAACAAAGAGCTTATAGTATCCAAGCAGCAGCTTCGTAAAGAAAACGCTGTAAAGCTATGGCAGCGTTTGCAAAAATATGGAGAACAGGAAAGAGAGCTTTACGCTCAGTCACGAGAGGGACGTCGAGCATTGTCTGATCTCCACAAAAATAAAGCGTTAAGCGTCATCACAAAGCCGCATAGGTTTCAGAAGATTTCTACATATCGCAATTTTCAAGCAAAGGGTTCCTGGAATAATCAATTTTTTACACAGAAAGCAAAGAAATTTTGCTGGAGCCTCCTTGCTTCTGTTATGGGGCTTGGGTTTTTCAGCTGGATATTTTCTGAGCAGGATGAGAAGAAGGATGCTGAACCTAAAGAGCAAGAAAGAGCGTTAACACCAGAAGAAAGATCAAATTTTCAGGATGAGCGGGATAATGCACTATTTGATGCGGTTAACGTTGGGGATTGCCAAGAGGCTCAAAAATTGCTTGAAAGTGGGGCTAATCCTAATAGCCTCTACTGTGTAGGTTCATTTTGTAGACCACTTTTATGTGATGCAATCCTTCGAGATAACATTGATATGGTTATGCTACTGTTGCAACATGGTGCTGATCCTGATGCAAAAGACACAAGAGGTAAACCAATTATTTTTTATGTCCTTGAAAAAGGTAATCAAGCTACTCTAACTACTCTTATAAACCATGAAACAATTGATTTAGACCAGAATAATGGCGATGGTCTTACCCCACTGCTTTATGCAACGCAAAATAAGAAGAACGATCTAGTTAAGTTATTGCTAAAAACTGACAAGCTTGTAAATGTTGATGCTGCAGATCGATGGGGTTTTAATGTACTCTATTTTGCTACAGCAAAAGCTGAACAACCAGATTTTGAAGTAATTACTCTCTTGCTTGAGCGTGGAGCTCAAACATCAGGGTTTAGTGTGCGCGCTGATGACAATACTCAGCCTTACCAGACATCAATTCTTATAGAATGTGTGCGTAAATTTTTGATGGCAAAATTTGATGGAGCATTAACAGAAGAATCTAAGAAGAATAAGTTAAAAGTATTGAAGTTTTTTTTAGATAGAGCATCAAAACAAGAGCTTGAACGTGTTATTAATTTTGATGATATTTTTAAGCGGTGGATGCCGCAGGATAAACAAAAAGAATATTCGAAGAGTTTACGTGCACTGCATTGGGCTTTGTGGTCAGTTTTTGGAAACGAGGCAAGGGTGATAGGTTTGTGTACGAGCACTGTTGCAAGCACATTCATAGCACCTGAAGTTTCTGAGTATGCGCAGCGACGTTGGTCTGAGCTAGAGAAGGCCCTGTATACTGAGCCTGTATAG